The genome window cccccccccccccccccccccccccccccccccccccccccccccccccccccccccccccccccccccccccccccccccccccccccccccccccccccccccccccccccccccccccccccccccccccccccccccccccccccccccccccccccccccccccccccccccccccccccccccccccccccccccccccccccccccccccccccccccccccccccccccccccccccccccccccccccccccccccccccccccccccccccccccccccccccccccccccccccccccccccccccccccccccccccccccccccccccccccccccccccccccccccccccccccccccccccccccccccccccccccccccccccccccccccccccccccccccccccccccccccccccccccccccccccccccccccgtgaggGGGAACGCGGTCCCGGCGATGAGGAGCGGCCGCGGGGGTGGGGAGCGGCTCCGGCCATGGAGGAGCGGCCCCGGGGGTCGCTCCTTGGCGCCGCTTTCCTCGTCGGGCCCCGTCCTCACCCCATGCTGAAAGGCCGCGGAGTGCCCGGTGCCGCTGCCGGTTGCGATGGATGCTCGTGGAGGAAACTCCAGCGGAGGTTTCTGTTCCCCGCCCCGGCGCAGCCCCTTCCCGCAGCTCCGCTTTCCCCCCGCCCTGCTTTGCATAACGCGCCTCGCCTGCCGCTTGCTTATTCAGTGCCCTCTGCTCCTTGTCTGCGACAGATATCAACCTTAACTCTCCCAACAAAGGTCTGCTGGCGGATGCCATGACAGATGTTCCCGTGGATAACGCGGCCCGGGGCGCTGCCCCCGAGGGATTGACTCTGgccgaggaggaggagctgagagCCGAGCTCGCCAAGGTGAGGGGGGCTCGCTTTGGCAGCGTGTGCCCCCGTTGTGTTCTGCTGGGAAGGAACAAACACGAGCCGCAGGAGCTCCTGTTTTGTGcgtgttttgttgttgggggtttgtttcttgggtttttaattttgctgtgttACCTTTGGGTCTCTCAGCTAATTGTTAAAATGCACAAAGCTGGCAGATACTTCAAACGCTGCGGTGTGTTGTTTGCTGTTTCCCAGAACAGCCTAATTTAGGGCTCTGAGGAAATAAGTGGCTTTTGATGCAATGAGCTCAGTGTAGGATTTTAGTTCCATGTgaagagagaaaacacttcaggCAAATGCTAAGCAAAAgaaacccatttttttccttaagaaactGAAACATTGGAGCACTTAATGAGCTTTTCTTCCTAcctttttctcttaaatatttattatgctTTACAGGCAACTATTTTTGGTGGCTGTATGCTTTCAAAGAGCTGATGATTGTAAAGTAACATCCTAAAGTTTGAGCACCTTTTGGGGTTTGAAGGTCAGGTTACCATTTCTGTCTGAAACATGGCTGAAGATGATTGCAGCTGTTTCTCCATTGTTATTTCCTTCGTGTGAGAATCTTATGGTGGTTCTTTGACTTGTAAGTTGTGGCAGGGGAGGACTTTGCTGCTCTGGGTGGTCATGCAGGgcttgctgagctgcagctaAGGTAGAAATGAACCCATTCTGCCTGGAAACAGCTCCAGAGTACTTTGAAAGTGTTGTAAGAAAGAGGTCTGAGGAAAAACTCTTTGCTTTAAGACATCAGAGGATAAGAAACATAAGATAAAATCTTAGTTAATAAGGTTTAGCAAATGAATTGTGTCTGCTGTTGAAATTACAATATAAGGAATGGGTTCTGTTCACCTCAGTGTCACTAAATCACCAGTCCAGTGACTGGTATGGAGGTGAAGTCTGAGTGGCCTGCCATTCCAACACAGTTTATGCTGAGTTGAATAATTAATGTGATGTTCttcccaatttttaaaattaataaaatgttgtTAGTTTCGAGGGAggtaaaaatttgttttaatttacagCTTTTAACTAAACTGTGATTTGAGACAAACCTCTGCCTTTCTCTAAGGTTGAAGAAGAAATTGGTACTCTCAGACAAGTTCTGGCTGCCAAAGAGAGGCACTGTGGAGAGCTGAAGAGGAAGCTGGGTCTGACTCCCTTGGATGGGCTAAAGCAAAACCTGTCCAAAAGCTGGCACGATGTCCAAGTCTCCAATGCGTAAGTGTTGCTtgtgacactgctgtgtttaACTGGGACTCTGTGTGACACTTCCCAGCAGGGTATTCCAGAGCTCTTTTGAGTGGCTGGAGGTTTCTCTTTTGATGGGCTTTTGGAGTAAAAGACACctaaaaaatcctttttgtgtttgtgtgaatTGGACTTTCATAGCTGTGATCAGGATGAATTGTTGCTGGCTGCTCTTGCCCATGGTGTTAAAGCTCTGAATCACACTTACTGGTTCAGTTTGCCTATTTCTGCCTGTTCTttgaggcacaggcagctgctaCCTTGTTCTGAACTCGGGCTCAAAGAGAAGTGCAAGCAGTTTTGCAGCTTGCACCAGTTCAGAAGCATTCCCTGGGTTGTAGAGCCTGAATGAAAAGTCTGCAgttcctaggaaaaaaatctgtgatatTAGTGTGCTTCACCAAAGTCACCTTGTCCTAAATACGTGAAGTAAGACTGTTCCTGAACAGTCATTAAGGGTATGCTGTGCTTGACAGTGACAAAAGGAGGGTCCATAAGGTAAGTTTGTGCCTGCACTGGGTGTCAGGGACTCTGGGTACCCACGGAGGTATCATTCGGGCTAAAAGGTCTCCTGTAACTTAACTGGGGTTTGGAGTTATTGACAGTGATACTGCAAAGCAGATCATTGAGCTGTTCATCTTACTGTTTATTCTTTTCCTCATCTCCCCTCCTCTGTCCCTGACCCATTTCTGTTATTCCTTTGTCACTGGAATCTGTGTcgtctttaaaaaatgaatattaaaGTTATATTCATTAAAACTTTCTGTTTCTAGTTATGTGAAAACATCTGAGAAACTTGGAGAGTGGAATGACAAAGTGACACAGTCTGACTTGTGAGTGCCTTGGGCTCCTCAGCATCACCTCCTTGTTCCTTGCTGCCTTCCCCGATTTGTGCGGCTCCTTGTTCTCCCAGGCATCAGGGCTTGCTTGGGAGCTGGAGGCAGGGTGAAGCAGGATTGTTACTTCCAGCATGCCTGGCTTCCAGCTAGAAACATCCCTCAGTTGCAGAGGAGATGAGTAAATATTACTGCCATCATCTCTGTC of Ficedula albicollis isolate OC2 chromosome 20, FicAlb1.5, whole genome shotgun sequence contains these proteins:
- the TPD52L2 gene encoding tumor protein D54 isoform X4 codes for the protein MTDVPVDNAARGAAPEGLTLAEEEELRAELAKVEEEIGTLRQVLAAKERHCGELKRKLGLTPLDGLKQNLSKSWHDVQVSNAYKKTQETLSQAGQKTSAALSNVGSVISRKLGDMRNSATFKSFEDRVGTIKSRVVGSRENSTDGLHSPSGAGDKPPQDNAPF
- the TPD52L2 gene encoding tumor protein D54 isoform X1, encoding MTDVPVDNAARGAAPEGLTLAEEEELRAELAKVEEEIGTLRQVLAAKERHCGELKRKLGLTPLDGLKQNLSKSWHDVQVSNAYVKTSEKLGEWNDKVTQSDLYLSASSTLEDWNEKLTQSEAYKKTQETLSQAGQKTSAALSNVGSVISRKLGDMRNSATFKSFEDRVGTIKSRVVGSRENSTDGLHSPSGAGDKPPQDNAPF